In one window of Dehalococcoidia bacterium DNA:
- a CDS encoding protein BatD, whose product MSTVNKVSLSIAAAVVLLLLGLATTPAHAQTPSVTASVDRTDLTLTDVLTLILRIEGVTNVHPLPQAPVISGLILVGSERRSYQAFVQGALSAHFEFIFKYQPLRTGSIDIDPINVILDNTVHITDPITVNVTGGAGATQSSPGPPPQPTSLVGQDFFAESEVDDDTPYIGQQITYTLRFYSANPFARPIYDAPDFAGFWNPGRSSEEESLANVAGRSYTVTEANTVLFPTLAGDLTIEPTNVTVRGGLLGSSVTQYPTRQINLSVRPLPPGEPDAFTGAVGIYSIAAEVDSNTVDIGNPVTLTVTVTGEGNMESLPAPEWPEIPGWRAFDNDAPYKMSIIDGKVQGSREFERVLIPSASGSHEFPPIEYSYFDPSDEEYVTLTSRSFSVEVLPDPGSPEADPLATSEETEDAEAQDIRYIKPVPDSIARPTSPLTASSVFWLLWLTPLAGVLAVTTLVMYKRRPDPVSSSRDLSAASQAALAKLAAIEPGSSTADAASMALHGYLDVRLERPTSGMSATEIADSLGQIGASAATSERLVELMGRIAEMRFSSREVEGTEEVARDVQAIVRSLDEELSA is encoded by the coding sequence GTGAGTACGGTGAACAAGGTCAGTCTTTCTATTGCGGCGGCTGTAGTGCTGCTTCTGCTGGGACTGGCCACCACACCGGCACATGCCCAGACGCCAAGTGTAACGGCTTCCGTGGACCGGACTGACCTGACGCTGACCGACGTACTTACACTGATCCTGCGAATCGAAGGCGTAACCAATGTTCATCCTCTACCGCAGGCCCCGGTTATCAGCGGCCTCATCCTGGTTGGCAGCGAAAGGAGGAGCTACCAGGCATTCGTACAGGGGGCCCTGTCAGCTCACTTCGAGTTCATCTTCAAGTACCAGCCATTGCGAACCGGCTCGATTGATATCGACCCAATCAACGTGATTCTCGACAACACCGTTCATATTACGGACCCAATCACGGTCAATGTGACAGGAGGGGCTGGAGCAACGCAATCGTCGCCTGGGCCACCGCCGCAACCGACAAGTCTCGTAGGTCAGGACTTCTTTGCAGAGTCAGAAGTGGATGATGACACGCCCTACATAGGTCAGCAGATCACGTACACTTTGAGGTTCTACTCGGCAAACCCTTTTGCCAGACCGATATACGACGCACCGGACTTCGCGGGCTTCTGGAATCCTGGCAGGTCCAGCGAAGAAGAGAGCCTCGCAAACGTAGCAGGCCGAAGCTACACGGTTACTGAAGCGAACACGGTCTTGTTCCCTACCCTAGCCGGAGACCTTACGATCGAGCCCACAAACGTCACAGTCAGGGGCGGACTTCTGGGATCTAGCGTTACCCAGTATCCGACCAGACAGATCAATCTCAGCGTCAGGCCGCTGCCGCCCGGCGAGCCCGACGCCTTCACCGGAGCAGTCGGCATATACAGCATCGCGGCCGAAGTGGACAGCAACACGGTCGACATCGGAAATCCGGTGACACTCACGGTAACGGTAACGGGAGAAGGGAACATGGAGTCCCTTCCGGCTCCAGAGTGGCCCGAGATTCCCGGCTGGCGTGCGTTCGACAACGACGCTCCGTACAAGATGTCGATTATCGACGGGAAAGTGCAGGGGTCGAGAGAGTTCGAGAGGGTGCTTATTCCCAGCGCCTCCGGCAGCCATGAGTTTCCGCCTATAGAGTACTCCTACTTCGATCCCAGCGATGAAGAGTACGTTACCCTCACAAGCCGTTCGTTTAGCGTGGAAGTGCTTCCAGACCCAGGCTCTCCAGAGGCCGATCCCCTGGCAACTTCAGAAGAAACTGAAGATGCGGAGGCGCAAGATATCAGGTATATCAAGCCGGTCCCGGATTCCATTGCCCGCCCAACAAGTCCACTCACAGCCAGCAGCGTGTTCTGGCTGCTGTGGCTCACGCCACTGGCAGGAGTATTGGCTGTCACCACCTTGGTGATGTACAAGAGGCGTCCCGATCCGGTCAGTTCATCTCGCGACCTCAGCGCAGCCTCGCAGGCCGCCCTGGCCAAGCTTGCGGCGATCGAGCCCGGATCATCCACGGCAGATGCCGCCAGCATGGCGCTGCACGGCTACCTGGACGTTAGACTGGAACGCCCCACTTCGGGAATGTCTGCCACCGAGATCGCTGATTCACTCGGTCAGATCGGCGCGAGTGCGGCAACCTCTGAGCGTCTGGTGGAGCTGATGGGAAGAATCGCAGAGATGCGATTCTCCAGCCGAGAAGTCGAAGGTACTGAAGAGGTGGCGCGTGACGTGCAGGCCATCGTGCGATCGCTGGATGAGGAGTTGTCGGCGTGA
- a CDS encoding PspC domain-containing protein, producing the protein MVQQAHRLYKSRDDRFMFGVAGGLAEYFDIDPVLVRVGWVLLAIGTGGIGLLVYVVLAIVTPDGRRVEAKSAFDDDTAVDTSDVLDEPDSEPRGTRRQTTRTILALGLIGFGAIFLLNNLGVFGSIRWDIVWPVAIVALGLTILIPSIRR; encoded by the coding sequence ATGGTTCAACAGGCCCACAGACTGTATAAGAGTCGCGATGACCGATTCATGTTCGGCGTGGCAGGAGGGCTGGCTGAGTACTTCGATATCGACCCCGTGCTCGTGCGTGTGGGATGGGTGCTGCTGGCGATTGGAACAGGCGGGATCGGTCTGCTCGTCTACGTCGTCCTGGCCATCGTTACACCTGATGGGCGGCGAGTTGAGGCAAAGTCGGCGTTTGACGACGACACCGCAGTCGATACGTCGGATGTCCTCGACGAGCCAGACTCCGAACCACGCGGCACCAGAAGGCAGACTACCAGAACCATCCTGGCGTTAGGATTGATTGGTTTCGGAGCAATCTTTCTACTAAACAACCTGGGAGTGTTCGGTTCGATACGCTGGGACATCGTCTGGCCTGTGGCCATAGTGGCGTTGGGTCTGACAATTCTGATTCCGTCGATCCGGCGCTGA
- a CDS encoding LLM class flavin-dependent oxidoreductase, which produces MSVKIGVGFGGWPFPSEDPDHLWEYTDTCEELGVDSLWLSDRIVSEVINMEPLIALSFIAARTKKLKFGTNVIALPLRNPTVLAKEVATLDFLSGGRSLPAVGLGTGDEREYEACGVPKRQRGGRTDEAIEVMRLLWSQDDVSFEGRYFNLHNVTVQPKPVQAELPPIWIGGRSEFAIRRTARIGDGWLVSQATPEEVGEGVSQIKSMAPEFGNEIEDDHYGALFSYCIADTYEEARRIAEPYMLRRRTDVDYDGFSAFGTADRMKALIDEYIDAGADKFVARPACPPEMMMDQLHALGSDVLPSYH; this is translated from the coding sequence ATGTCAGTCAAGATTGGCGTTGGATTTGGCGGATGGCCGTTTCCGTCCGAAGACCCGGACCACCTGTGGGAGTACACGGACACCTGCGAGGAGCTCGGCGTGGACTCGCTGTGGCTCAGCGACCGAATAGTCTCAGAGGTCATCAACATGGAGCCGTTGATTGCGCTGTCTTTCATCGCGGCTCGTACGAAGAAGCTGAAGTTCGGCACGAACGTGATCGCGCTGCCCCTCAGAAACCCGACTGTCCTTGCCAAAGAGGTAGCGACGCTCGACTTCCTGTCAGGAGGTAGATCTCTTCCCGCGGTTGGACTGGGCACCGGAGACGAGCGCGAGTATGAGGCCTGCGGGGTCCCAAAGCGGCAGCGTGGAGGGAGAACTGATGAGGCAATCGAGGTCATGCGACTCCTGTGGTCGCAGGACGACGTCTCCTTCGAGGGACGGTACTTCAACCTTCACAACGTGACCGTCCAACCCAAGCCTGTTCAGGCAGAGCTTCCTCCGATCTGGATTGGGGGACGCAGCGAGTTCGCCATAAGGCGCACGGCCAGGATCGGCGACGGGTGGCTGGTGTCGCAGGCTACACCCGAAGAGGTCGGCGAAGGGGTCTCGCAGATCAAGTCTATGGCTCCTGAGTTTGGCAACGAGATCGAGGACGATCACTACGGCGCGCTATTCAGCTACTGCATCGCAGATACGTACGAAGAGGCACGACGCATCGCTGAGCCGTACATGCTGCGTCGAAGGACCGACGTCGACTACGATGGCTTCTCCGCATTCGGCACTGCCGACAGGATGAAAGCATTGATCGACGAGTACATCGACGCCGGTGCTGACAAGTTCGTGGCTCGGCCCGCGTGTCCTCCGGAGATGATGATGGACCAGCTCCATGCGCTCGGAAGTGACGTGCTTCCGAGCTATCACTAA
- a CDS encoding MFS transporter, with amino-acid sequence MANLPHLRPRNTKLPPTLDAFRHRGFRLLWPANFFSYISRWMQMTLMVWLVLELTGSPFLVALVGFFGMIPLLLFGAIGGVLADRADRRKLIMLTQLLNLAASAAMLFLLVTGSEEYWHSYIVVLASGLGWAFDMPARRSIVLDVTGRAGVTNAMALDSVGMHASRMIGPALAGILIQVVGLIGGYVVIIALYLVALVFLTALKLPPREIVQATHSVARNLLEGFLYVRSNRIILATVVVTVLMNLLLFPYMQMVPVIARETLNVGAGLMGLLMGADGLGAIIGSIAIASFGQLRYHGRVYLGGSLIGLVLVLAFAASQWFAVSLPVLILLGLGTAGFGTMQSTIIVISASDDMRGRALGVISLAIGAGPIGALLIGAVAETTSPATGITIFAILGIISLSLVALLMPELRAPMRQQPPESGNSTQAQVSPDESRAVPADSRAERGSKPV; translated from the coding sequence ATGGCTAACCTACCTCATCTGCGACCTCGCAACACCAAGCTTCCCCCAACCCTCGATGCGTTCAGGCACCGCGGATTCCGACTTTTGTGGCCGGCCAACTTCTTCTCATATATCTCGCGTTGGATGCAGATGACTCTCATGGTGTGGCTGGTCCTTGAACTGACTGGCTCTCCATTCCTTGTGGCCCTTGTCGGATTCTTCGGAATGATTCCCTTGCTCCTTTTCGGAGCAATTGGGGGGGTGCTGGCCGACAGGGCTGACCGTCGCAAGTTGATCATGCTCACGCAGCTCCTTAATCTTGCGGCCTCAGCGGCAATGCTCTTCCTGCTGGTCACTGGATCGGAAGAGTACTGGCACAGTTACATAGTGGTATTGGCCAGCGGACTAGGCTGGGCATTCGATATGCCGGCTCGGCGCTCGATAGTGCTGGATGTCACTGGGCGCGCTGGCGTGACAAATGCCATGGCGCTTGACTCGGTTGGCATGCACGCGAGCAGGATGATCGGTCCTGCACTGGCGGGGATACTGATACAGGTCGTGGGGCTGATAGGGGGTTACGTCGTCATCATCGCGCTGTATCTGGTGGCCCTCGTCTTCCTGACGGCGTTGAAATTGCCCCCAAGAGAGATTGTGCAGGCAACCCACAGCGTCGCGAGAAACCTGCTTGAGGGGTTCCTCTACGTAAGAAGCAACCGGATCATACTGGCCACCGTCGTAGTGACAGTGCTGATGAACCTTTTGCTCTTCCCATACATGCAGATGGTGCCCGTTATAGCTAGAGAGACCCTAAACGTCGGGGCGGGCCTTATGGGCCTCCTGATGGGAGCTGATGGGCTGGGAGCAATCATTGGATCGATTGCGATCGCCTCCTTTGGGCAGCTCAGGTACCACGGACGGGTCTATCTTGGCGGATCGCTGATTGGGCTTGTACTGGTACTTGCCTTTGCTGCATCCCAGTGGTTCGCAGTCTCACTCCCAGTGCTGATTCTGCTGGGACTTGGAACAGCGGGGTTCGGCACCATGCAGTCGACGATCATCGTAATCTCGGCGTCTGATGACATGCGCGGGCGAGCGCTGGGAGTGATTTCACTGGCGATAGGGGCAGGACCGATAGGGGCGCTGCTCATCGGCGCTGTTGCAGAGACGACTTCGCCAGCCACGGGAATCACGATCTTCGCGATACTTGGGATAATTTCGCTCAGCCTCGTTGCGCTGCTGATGCCCGAACTCCGGGCTCCGATGCGACAACAGCCCCCTGAGAGCGGTAACTCAACCCAGGCTCAAGTCAGTCCAGACGAGTCGCGGGCAGTACCAGCGGACTCACGCGCCGAAAGAGGCTCGAAACCTGTGTAG
- a CDS encoding decarboxylase, producing the protein MNWAETIVNCLKDSDVSLIAYVPDISIHQVTRLMEEDGFFHVVSATREEEAIGIATGAYATGRNAAVFMQSSGFGNCVNALASLCLPARVPLPMFINLRGEVGEFNIAQVAMGRSTRPILDTLGIPYYTLDTDDRLDLRVSGALKLCYASRQPLALCMTPLLHGGKLA; encoded by the coding sequence ATGAACTGGGCTGAAACGATTGTGAACTGTCTGAAAGACTCCGACGTGTCGCTCATTGCCTACGTGCCGGACATCAGCATCCACCAGGTAACCAGGCTGATGGAAGAGGACGGCTTCTTCCACGTCGTTTCTGCGACTCGCGAGGAAGAGGCCATCGGAATCGCGACCGGTGCGTATGCCACGGGTCGAAATGCCGCAGTATTCATGCAGTCAAGCGGATTTGGCAACTGCGTCAACGCGCTTGCCAGCCTGTGTCTCCCCGCGAGGGTGCCATTGCCGATGTTCATTAATCTGCGTGGCGAGGTGGGTGAGTTCAACATTGCGCAGGTTGCCATGGGACGGTCGACGAGGCCGATCCTGGATACGCTTGGCATCCCGTACTATACGCTCGACACTGATGACCGGCTCGATCTACGAGTTTCCGGGGCTCTCAAGCTCTGCTACGCATCGAGGCAGCCCCTCGCCCTTTGCATGACACCCCTGCTCCATGGTGGGAAGCTCGCCTAG
- a CDS encoding MBL fold metallo-hydrolase, with protein sequence MAEHTIRVGDASITSVTDGHIHFQTSEFFPSIEPSEWDPYRDQLTDGELIRMNVGSFVVNLGDHTCLIDTGLGEGDHPFDNSEWGLLAADMESKGIAKEDVDTVVISHLHRDHVGWNTVNVDGEVVPYFPNARYLVPKADWDTFTRRAGMSMFAYVREKVMSLMDAGLLDLIEGEQSIADHLTALPTPGHTPGHTSVLISSAGESAVVLGDAAHVPVQAHHTDWSPRADTNAKLSRASRAELFDRMERDHSLVVSGHFPTPGFGRLVRVEGRRYWQAL encoded by the coding sequence GTGGCAGAGCACACGATTCGAGTTGGCGACGCGAGCATCACGTCGGTCACTGACGGGCACATCCACTTCCAAACGTCAGAGTTCTTCCCGTCGATCGAGCCGTCCGAGTGGGATCCCTACCGCGACCAGCTAACCGACGGCGAACTTATCAGGATGAATGTTGGGTCTTTCGTGGTGAATCTCGGTGATCACACGTGTCTCATCGACACAGGTCTTGGAGAGGGTGACCATCCATTCGATAACTCAGAGTGGGGCCTCTTGGCCGCGGACATGGAGTCCAAGGGCATCGCTAAAGAAGACGTAGACACCGTCGTAATTTCGCACCTGCATCGCGACCATGTCGGCTGGAACACGGTGAACGTCGACGGGGAGGTGGTGCCGTACTTCCCCAATGCGCGCTACCTCGTTCCCAAGGCTGACTGGGACACGTTCACACGACGTGCGGGCATGAGCATGTTTGCCTACGTGCGAGAGAAGGTGATGTCGCTAATGGACGCGGGACTTCTCGACCTGATCGAAGGGGAGCAGTCGATTGCCGACCACCTCACCGCGCTGCCGACCCCGGGCCATACCCCCGGACACACGAGCGTGCTGATAAGCTCCGCCGGCGAGAGCGCCGTCGTGCTGGGAGACGCTGCACACGTACCGGTCCAGGCACACCATACCGACTGGAGTCCGCGAGCGGACACCAATGCCAAGCTGTCCCGAGCTAGTAGGGCTGAGCTGTTTGATAGAATGGAAAGAGATCACTCGCTGGTGGTATCGGGACACTTCCCTACACCTGGATTCGGAAGATTGGTACGAGTGGAGGGCCGGAGGTACTGGCAGGCGCTGTAG
- a CDS encoding enoyl-ACP reductase: protein MPESLRRSRLYAIDLEGKNAFVFGVANQRSIAWHIASALDQAGARVALSYLNDRIRPGVERLASGLSSGAPLIACDVSDDASLENAFETARAEMGGLDIIVHSVAFANREDLGGPFIDTPREGFRMALDISAYSLVSVARQAVPLMENGGSIITMTFQASSRVFPGYNVMGTAKAALENEVRQLAWDLGRDNIRINAISAGPVDTLSSRVISGYRDMKRAHSDRSPMGRNITHEEVANTALFLCSDMSTGITGEVIHVDTGYHVMGI, encoded by the coding sequence ATGCCCGAGTCACTACGGAGGTCCCGTTTGTACGCCATTGATCTGGAAGGAAAGAACGCCTTCGTTTTCGGCGTTGCGAACCAGCGCAGCATTGCCTGGCACATAGCGAGCGCGCTTGATCAGGCGGGCGCACGTGTTGCGCTCTCATACCTGAACGACCGGATAAGGCCGGGGGTCGAGCGTCTAGCATCCGGCCTGTCGTCGGGCGCGCCACTCATCGCATGCGATGTCAGCGACGACGCATCATTGGAGAACGCATTCGAGACCGCCCGAGCGGAAATGGGTGGCCTCGACATTATTGTCCACTCTGTGGCGTTTGCAAACAGGGAAGACCTGGGTGGCCCTTTCATCGACACGCCCCGCGAGGGTTTTCGCATGGCGCTCGACATTAGCGCATACTCGCTTGTGTCGGTCGCCCGGCAGGCTGTCCCGCTAATGGAGAACGGTGGCAGCATAATCACCATGACGTTTCAGGCCTCTAGCAGGGTCTTCCCTGGCTACAACGTGATGGGCACAGCGAAGGCTGCGCTGGAAAACGAGGTGCGTCAGCTAGCGTGGGACTTAGGTCGGGACAACATCCGAATCAACGCAATCAGCGCAGGCCCTGTCGACACCCTTTCCTCCAGGGTCATCAGCGGATATCGGGACATGAAGAGAGCCCACTCCGATCGCTCCCCCATGGGAAGGAACATAACTCACGAGGAAGTAGCCAATACGGCGTTGTTCCTGTGCTCGGACATGTCGACGGGAATCACCGGCGAGGTAATCCATGTGGATACCGGCTACCACGTGATGGGGATCTGA
- a CDS encoding tetratricopeptide repeat protein: MRAVTLLVLTIVGAFTLVESVAADDSLDIEAFRSANLLYESGNYEEAARSYEHLSRLGYQDATLYYNLGNSYYRMDDKGRALLNYLRAKRLAPLDEDIDANLSLVRGSVSDPGAAQERPVPALGQFANWLPWVSLNAATLIALLCWLVIWAVVLTLVWNRNVPYSLTLRRVAVVAGFGLLLFGVLAVGNQVSRNYWTETGVIIAQSTDVLEAPNARARTEINLDKGREVAVIETRAGWTRVRLPRTELEGWVLSSDVERVLLEDL; this comes from the coding sequence GTGAGGGCAGTAACCTTGCTCGTGCTTACTATCGTAGGCGCGTTTACTCTTGTCGAATCAGTAGCGGCGGACGACTCGCTGGACATTGAGGCATTTCGAAGTGCGAACCTCCTGTACGAGTCCGGGAACTACGAAGAAGCCGCACGCAGCTACGAACATCTCTCGAGACTCGGCTATCAGGACGCGACCCTCTACTACAACCTTGGCAATTCCTACTACCGGATGGATGACAAGGGACGCGCGCTGCTCAACTATCTGCGGGCAAAGAGACTTGCTCCACTGGACGAAGACATAGACGCCAACCTTTCTCTTGTAAGGGGAAGCGTCTCCGACCCGGGGGCGGCCCAGGAAAGGCCAGTGCCCGCACTTGGACAGTTCGCCAACTGGCTGCCCTGGGTGTCGCTGAATGCAGCAACACTGATCGCTCTGCTCTGCTGGCTGGTCATCTGGGCGGTAGTCCTGACGCTCGTCTGGAATCGCAATGTACCCTACTCGCTTACCCTCAGGCGTGTTGCAGTTGTCGCAGGGTTCGGACTACTCCTATTTGGCGTACTCGCGGTAGGCAACCAGGTCAGTCGCAATTACTGGACCGAAACGGGAGTCATCATCGCCCAGTCCACAGACGTACTGGAAGCTCCCAACGCCAGGGCCCGGACAGAGATCAACTTGGACAAAGGGCGAGAAGTCGCTGTCATCGAAACGAGGGCCGGCTGGACCAGGGTAAGGCTACCCAGGACCGAGTTGGAGGGGTGGGTGCTCAGTTCGGATGTCGAGAGGGTCCTGCTAGAAGACTTGTAA
- a CDS encoding sulfopyruvate decarboxylase subunit beta, with translation MHRFSATKRVKDLVGDMAVVANLGPTTDELWHAGHRDRNFYTYGSMGLCSSIALGMALSTDEKVLSLDGDGSLLMNMGTIATIGRENPANLIVVVWDNEQWGQTGYQASHTAFGTDLERVARSCGIEKTATVADEEELEATLLQAMREDGPWFIVAKIEEEEYLPVAPIEPEVTLHRFRASFGA, from the coding sequence TTGCACAGATTTTCTGCCACCAAGAGAGTAAAGGACCTCGTGGGGGATATGGCCGTCGTTGCAAATCTCGGTCCCACGACCGACGAACTCTGGCACGCCGGGCACAGGGACCGCAACTTCTACACCTATGGCTCCATGGGGCTGTGCTCATCCATTGCGCTAGGCATGGCACTCTCGACGGATGAGAAGGTGCTGTCCCTGGACGGAGATGGCTCGCTCCTTATGAACATGGGGACGATTGCCACCATCGGGCGGGAAAATCCAGCCAACCTAATAGTGGTTGTGTGGGACAACGAGCAGTGGGGGCAGACAGGGTACCAGGCAAGCCACACGGCATTTGGGACCGACCTCGAGAGGGTGGCCAGATCCTGTGGGATTGAAAAGACAGCTACAGTGGCGGACGAGGAGGAGTTGGAAGCAACGCTTCTTCAGGCGATGCGTGAGGATGGGCCGTGGTTCATCGTTGCCAAGATTGAGGAGGAGGAGTACCTCCCGGTAGCACCCATCGAACCTGAGGTAACCCTACACAGGTTTCGAGCCTCTTTCGGCGCGTGA
- the thiO gene encoding glycine oxidase ThiO: MNAPNDVVVVGGGVVGTAIAYFAARSGISCTLLEKGAIGLEASNAASGVLSPSPGDDDYARLGRRSLELFHEFAPVLRDESGIDIELEECGELVLALNEGDVISLQGLRWQLAAMGTDARWVESDDLVEMEPWINPAVVGAVYEPEVCRVNNQRLSDALASAAARHGAAINQGVEVTGLLLDGGSVIGVSTSEGPVHAGNVVLAAGAWTGLMDRWLYGDDSPSSAGRPMVKPVRGVNLNLRPRQGGISSVVHGSWGLLVPRNDGSLIVGATVEEVGFDSRVTAGNIHSILGLGTALVPSLVDADLNWALAGLRPGSADAVPTIGPVPEFENVYLASGHFRNGILLCLATGEAIAGMLDGNQNDHLASFSPSRFL, encoded by the coding sequence GTGAACGCGCCCAACGACGTGGTTGTAGTTGGTGGTGGAGTCGTAGGCACGGCAATCGCGTACTTCGCGGCTCGCAGCGGGATCTCATGCACGCTCCTCGAAAAGGGCGCGATAGGTCTGGAAGCATCGAATGCGGCCTCAGGCGTTCTCTCGCCCTCACCCGGTGATGACGACTATGCACGACTCGGCAGGAGAAGCCTCGAGCTGTTCCACGAATTCGCGCCGGTCCTGAGAGACGAGTCCGGAATCGACATCGAACTGGAAGAGTGCGGGGAGCTAGTCCTGGCACTGAATGAAGGCGACGTGATCTCGTTGCAGGGCTTAAGATGGCAGCTTGCGGCCATGGGAACCGATGCCAGGTGGGTGGAGTCCGACGACCTGGTCGAAATGGAGCCCTGGATCAATCCGGCGGTCGTGGGCGCTGTCTACGAGCCGGAAGTCTGCCGAGTGAACAACCAGCGCCTCTCAGATGCACTGGCTAGTGCGGCTGCACGACACGGCGCCGCCATAAACCAGGGGGTCGAAGTAACAGGCCTGCTGCTCGACGGCGGCAGCGTCATCGGTGTGTCCACGAGCGAGGGGCCGGTACATGCCGGGAACGTGGTGCTTGCTGCAGGGGCATGGACTGGACTCATGGACAGGTGGCTGTACGGCGACGACAGCCCCAGCTCAGCCGGGCGACCTATGGTTAAGCCTGTCAGGGGAGTCAACCTGAACCTGCGTCCGAGGCAGGGTGGGATCAGCAGCGTCGTCCATGGCTCGTGGGGGCTCCTCGTTCCTCGCAATGATGGCTCACTTATTGTGGGAGCCACTGTTGAGGAGGTCGGGTTCGACTCCAGGGTGACGGCTGGCAACATCCACTCGATACTGGGTTTGGGGACCGCGCTGGTGCCTTCTCTGGTCGACGCTGATCTCAACTGGGCCCTGGCAGGACTCAGGCCAGGATCTGCCGACGCGGTGCCTACCATTGGGCCCGTGCCGGAGTTCGAGAACGTGTACCTGGCATCAGGCCACTTCAGGAACGGCATACTGCTGTGTCTCGCGACAGGTGAGGCCATCGCTGGTATGCTTGACGGCAACCAAAACGATCACCTCGCTTCGTTCAGCCCGTCCAGGTTCCTGTAG
- a CDS encoding haloacid dehalogenase type II: MRSNETAQSGSGPAASALDRVTTLTFDVFGTVLDLTGSLEGPTGKFLKELGSELTGAEFYPQWRARQRIEQFQDSMLMLGHSGYLETCRRSLVYALRANGIGFESEQVVEFMSVWQELSPYPDSLDGLNRLADKFRLVALSNGEPDYLEHLARNRIEFDFDEIISVEEAGAFKPHPGVYRAAARILNSEPGEIMMVAAHSFDIMGARVSGYRGAYVNRYGLPYEDTEQYVPDIVVSDFNELADDLLGVSAQ, translated from the coding sequence ATGAGGTCTAATGAGACTGCACAGAGCGGCTCCGGCCCCGCAGCTAGTGCGCTGGACAGAGTCACGACACTTACTTTCGACGTTTTTGGAACCGTGTTGGACCTTACGGGCAGCCTCGAAGGGCCGACCGGAAAGTTCCTCAAGGAGCTAGGCTCCGAACTGACCGGAGCGGAGTTCTACCCGCAGTGGCGAGCAAGGCAGCGAATCGAGCAGTTCCAGGACTCGATGCTGATGCTCGGCCACAGCGGCTACCTAGAGACATGCCGGCGCTCGCTTGTTTACGCTCTGCGGGCAAACGGGATCGGGTTCGAGTCCGAACAAGTTGTGGAGTTCATGTCAGTGTGGCAGGAGCTGAGTCCATACCCGGACTCCCTTGATGGCCTGAATCGACTTGCCGACAAGTTCCGACTGGTAGCCCTTTCCAACGGTGAGCCAGACTATCTTGAGCACCTGGCCCGAAATCGCATCGAGTTTGATTTCGACGAGATCATCTCCGTGGAGGAGGCTGGGGCGTTCAAGCCGCATCCTGGCGTATACCGGGCGGCTGCCCGGATCCTGAATTCCGAGCCGGGAGAGATCATGATGGTCGCTGCACACTCTTTCGACATCATGGGCGCGAGAGTCAGCGGCTACCGGGGTGCCTACGTGAATCGCTACGGACTCCCGTACGAGGACACTGAGCAGTACGTGCCTGACATCGTCGTAAGCGACTTCAATGAGCTTGCAGATGATCTGCTTGGAGTTTCTGCACAGTGA